The Hydrogenobacter sp. genome has a window encoding:
- a CDS encoding transposase translates to YGYGELKKKLQEIREEYGIEVIEVNPAYSSQTCSSCGYVDKENRKSQERFECRLCGYKTNADVNGAKNLVSRAYRVSSSNLHSIGKALVRQVEEFLKNLSGERCECLRSKARGLLAQNSYFGVLGDSPKPDAWTNVYK, encoded by the coding sequence TACGGCTATGGGGAGCTAAAGAAGAAGCTACAAGAGATTAGGGAGGAGTATGGTATAGAGGTTATTGAAGTTAATCCAGCCTACAGCTCACAGACATGCAGTTCATGTGGTTATGTGGACAAGGAGAACAGGAAATCACAGGAGAGATTTGAATGTAGGTTATGTGGATATAAAACCAATGCTGATGTGAATGGGGCGAAAAATCTGGTAAGCCGTGCTTACCGGGTAAGTAGCTCTAATTTACACAGCATTGGCAAAGCCCTTGTCAGGCAGGTGGAGGAGTTTTTGAAAAACCTGTCTGGTGAGCGGTGTGAGTGCCTCAGGAGTAAGGCACGGGGCTTACTCGCTCAGAACTCCTATTTTGGGGTTTTGGGTGATAGTCCCAAACCCGATGCTTGGACAAATGTCTATAAGTGA